From the genome of Gilliamella sp. wkB7, one region includes:
- a CDS encoding FxsA family protein — translation MRVFGFIIFFIYAYFELSFFITVADSIGVFLALIGIIATSIIGLSLIKKQGLRNLSIMQQKIAHQQSPKDEIIKNVSLLFAGFLLLIPGFLTDILGAIMLIPRVQEYIVRFIIGKLPSKFYSFYSNSNTQMNDVIEGEFEHKSDE, via the coding sequence TTTGAACTGAGTTTCTTTATAACAGTTGCTGATTCAATTGGTGTTTTTCTTGCTTTGATTGGGATTATTGCCACTTCAATTATTGGACTTTCATTAATTAAAAAACAAGGTTTAAGAAATCTAAGTATTATGCAACAAAAAATTGCTCATCAACAAAGCCCCAAAGATGAAATTATTAAGAACGTCTCTTTATTATTTGCTGGCTTTTTATTACTTATTCCAGGTTTTTTAACTGACATTCTTGGCGCTATTATGTTAATTCCACGCGTTCAAGAATATATTGTTCGCTTTATTATTGGGAAATTACCCTCTAAATTTTATTCATTTTATTCTAACAGCAATACACAAATGAATGATGTTATTGAAGGGGAATTTGAACACAAAAGTGATGAATAA
- a CDS encoding co-chaperone GroES, whose amino-acid sequence MKIRPLHDRVIIKRKEVESKSAGGIVLTGSAAGKSTRGEVLAVGNGRILENGQVQPLDVKVGDIVIFNEGYGVKTEKIDNEEVLILSETDILAIVEA is encoded by the coding sequence ATGAAAATTCGTCCATTGCATGATCGTGTGATCATTAAACGCAAAGAAGTAGAATCAAAATCAGCTGGCGGTATTGTTTTAACTGGGTCAGCTGCTGGTAAATCAACACGTGGTGAAGTTTTAGCTGTTGGTAATGGTCGCATTTTGGAAAATGGTCAAGTTCAGCCATTAGATGTTAAAGTTGGTGATATCGTAATTTTCAATGAAGGATATGGCGTTAAAACAGAAAAAATTGATAACGAAGAAGTGCTTATCCTATCAGAAACCGATATTTTAGCCATTGTTGAAGCATAA